The Gordonia sp. KTR9 genome contains a region encoding:
- a CDS encoding beta-class carbonic anhydrase produces MSVTDEYLANNADYAKTFTGPLPLPPSKHVAVVACMDARLDVYRILGLNDGEAHVIRNAGGVVTDDEIRSLAISQQLLGTTEIILIHHTDCGMLTFTDDDFKRQIQDEIGQKPAWSAEAFGDLDEDVRQSLTRIRNSPFVTKTTSLRGFVFDVATGLLREVS; encoded by the coding sequence ATGAGTGTCACCGACGAATACCTCGCGAACAACGCCGACTACGCCAAGACCTTCACCGGCCCGCTGCCCCTGCCTCCGTCCAAGCATGTGGCGGTGGTCGCCTGTATGGACGCGCGCCTCGACGTGTACCGAATTCTCGGACTGAACGACGGCGAAGCCCACGTCATCCGCAACGCGGGAGGCGTGGTGACCGACGACGAGATCCGGTCGCTCGCCATCAGTCAGCAACTCCTCGGCACCACCGAGATCATCCTCATCCACCACACCGACTGCGGCATGCTGACCTTCACCGACGACGACTTCAAGCGGCAGATCCAGGACGAGATCGGACAGAAGCCGGCCTGGTCGGCCGAGGCGTTCGGTGACCTCGACGAAGACGTCCGCCAGTCGCTCACCCGGATCCGGAACAGTCCGTTCGTCACCAAGACCACGTCGCTGCGCGGATTCGTCTTCGACGTGGCGACCGGACTCCTGCGCGAGGTGTCCTGA
- a CDS encoding DEAD/DEAH box helicase: protein MPYDSPSSGRTPPDSAPKPHRAATLHALWRPGVGMAVWIDGDLSDLPSSLRDVLDGRRFRSEIPVVDADGRRRFVPAATLGMTSGVTLLDSSRAVAVTGDVRWYRYLLDGVRSFVRSGTVVPSVLQVAGEWMVRWVVIATPTWRSWHAVVVGSAPDALLHNGSAPALDDFLAELVDHECRSAIARSALRLGEPRPASPIVRALLPDADPRPPSSPERLAAAAGGWSRWNSGAPRDDRSLIFRLHEPEYDDLAENQWDDAWDDDSVPEPSRAEVAESSRWRLQVCRRSIDGQVEPVAPHRLDAHEIDELTTELATAVREFPDLGRADPDRGSLDFLLPTEVAEELFATGAAALGAVGIPVLLPRTIAEVRPSLTLRALAPPGGGAPAAMVGLREIQEFEWRLALGDTSDAITLTDADLDELSGQKGDLVRVRGVWMRAEGAALTRAAAFVAAQRALAATEPPSDFGELFNLVTGESDRLPVPVSRVEGLSWLDDIADSGALRPESITPPADLAATLRPYQQRGLDWLAHLSALGVGGVLADDMGLGKTLQVIALECHERTGSTGSSDADPTKPTLVVCPMSLVGNWAREFARFAPTLRVAIHHGPSRESGAAFAGIRDSVDVVVTTFAIAARDHELLSSRPWHRIVVDEAQHLKNVNTIAAKAVRTVPADHRLALTGTPVENRLEDLRAVIDLVNPGLLGSASVFRARYAEPIERDRDPSALRRLSAITRPFILRREKSDPAIAADLPAKADFAVRANLTVEQAALYRAVIDELMAALRDKQQRTLRRRNVLAALTRLKQVCNHPAHYLADGTDLVRDGEHRSGKVELLADIVSTVADEGDRALVFTQFAAFGDMLSSWLSSEFGTEIPLLHGGLGRTERDRLVADFQSDDGPPVLLATLKAGGTGLNLTAANNVIHVDRWWNPAVEDQATDRAYRIGQEQKVSVHRFVCVGTIEERIDDMIAKKRELSRLTVAAGENWVSDLADDELFELFRLREEAVSE from the coding sequence ATGCCATACGACTCCCCATCCAGCGGGCGGACTCCCCCGGACTCCGCCCCGAAGCCTCATCGCGCCGCGACCCTCCACGCCCTCTGGCGGCCGGGCGTCGGCATGGCGGTGTGGATCGACGGCGATCTGTCCGACCTGCCATCGTCGCTGCGCGACGTTCTCGACGGCCGGCGGTTCCGCAGCGAGATCCCCGTCGTCGACGCCGACGGTCGCCGGCGGTTCGTCCCCGCCGCGACGCTGGGCATGACGTCGGGGGTCACGCTGCTCGACTCGTCGCGTGCGGTCGCGGTGACCGGCGACGTCCGGTGGTACCGCTATCTCCTCGACGGCGTGCGGTCGTTCGTGCGGTCCGGCACGGTGGTGCCGTCGGTGCTGCAGGTCGCAGGGGAATGGATGGTCCGCTGGGTCGTCATCGCGACCCCGACGTGGCGCAGCTGGCATGCGGTCGTCGTGGGAAGCGCGCCGGACGCATTGCTGCACAACGGTTCCGCACCGGCCCTCGACGACTTCCTCGCCGAACTCGTCGACCACGAATGCCGTTCTGCCATCGCTCGTTCCGCACTTCGTCTCGGCGAACCCCGACCCGCGTCGCCGATCGTTCGGGCCCTTCTCCCCGACGCGGACCCCCGTCCGCCCAGCTCGCCCGAACGCCTTGCGGCCGCCGCGGGCGGCTGGTCGAGGTGGAACTCCGGCGCCCCACGAGACGACCGGTCGCTGATCTTCCGTCTGCACGAGCCGGAGTACGACGATCTCGCCGAGAACCAGTGGGACGACGCGTGGGACGACGACTCCGTCCCCGAGCCGAGCCGAGCCGAGGTCGCCGAGAGCTCGCGGTGGCGACTGCAGGTCTGCCGTCGGAGCATCGACGGACAGGTCGAACCCGTCGCACCGCACCGGCTCGACGCCCACGAAATCGACGAGCTGACAACCGAACTGGCGACGGCCGTCCGTGAGTTCCCGGATCTCGGCCGGGCCGATCCCGACCGCGGCTCGCTCGACTTCCTGCTGCCGACCGAGGTCGCCGAAGAACTATTCGCCACCGGCGCGGCGGCACTGGGGGCGGTCGGCATCCCGGTTCTGCTCCCCCGGACCATCGCCGAGGTCCGTCCGAGCCTGACCCTGCGTGCGCTCGCGCCGCCCGGCGGCGGGGCGCCGGCGGCGATGGTCGGTCTGCGGGAGATCCAGGAGTTCGAGTGGCGCCTCGCCCTGGGCGACACATCCGACGCGATCACGCTCACCGACGCCGATCTGGACGAGCTGTCCGGGCAGAAGGGCGACCTGGTCCGGGTGCGCGGGGTGTGGATGCGCGCCGAGGGTGCCGCGCTCACCCGGGCGGCCGCGTTCGTCGCCGCCCAGCGCGCACTGGCCGCGACCGAACCACCGAGCGACTTCGGCGAGCTGTTCAACCTCGTCACCGGCGAATCGGATCGGCTGCCCGTTCCGGTCTCGCGCGTGGAGGGCCTCTCGTGGCTCGACGACATCGCCGACAGCGGCGCCCTCCGTCCCGAATCCATCACGCCGCCGGCGGATCTGGCCGCCACCCTGCGCCCCTATCAGCAGCGCGGGTTGGACTGGCTCGCCCATCTGTCGGCGCTGGGCGTCGGGGGCGTACTCGCCGACGACATGGGTCTGGGCAAGACCCTGCAGGTCATCGCCCTCGAATGCCACGAGCGGACCGGTTCGACCGGCTCGTCCGACGCCGACCCCACGAAGCCGACGCTCGTCGTCTGCCCGATGTCCCTGGTCGGCAACTGGGCGCGGGAGTTCGCGCGTTTCGCGCCGACGCTGCGGGTGGCGATCCACCACGGACCCTCCCGTGAGTCCGGGGCCGCCTTCGCCGGGATTCGCGACTCGGTCGACGTCGTTGTCACCACCTTCGCCATCGCGGCACGCGACCACGAGCTGCTGTCGTCCCGGCCCTGGCATCGGATCGTGGTCGACGAGGCCCAGCACCTCAAGAACGTGAACACCATTGCGGCCAAGGCAGTTCGGACGGTGCCGGCCGATCACCGACTCGCCCTCACCGGCACCCCGGTCGAGAATCGACTGGAAGACCTCCGCGCGGTCATCGACCTGGTCAACCCCGGCCTGCTCGGATCGGCATCGGTCTTCCGGGCGCGCTACGCCGAACCGATCGAACGGGACCGCGATCCGTCGGCGCTCCGACGGCTGTCCGCGATCACCCGCCCCTTCATCCTGCGCCGCGAGAAGTCCGATCCGGCGATCGCCGCGGACCTCCCGGCGAAGGCCGACTTCGCCGTCCGCGCCAACCTCACCGTCGAGCAGGCCGCGCTCTATCGCGCGGTGATCGACGAACTGATGGCGGCACTCCGGGACAAACAGCAGCGCACCCTGCGACGCCGCAACGTGCTGGCCGCACTGACCCGCCTCAAGCAGGTGTGCAACCACCCCGCGCATTATCTCGCCGACGGCACCGACCTCGTCCGCGACGGCGAACACCGTTCCGGCAAGGTCGAACTGCTGGCCGACATCGTTTCCACGGTCGCCGACGAGGGCGACCGCGCTCTGGTCTTCACCCAGTTCGCCGCCTTCGGCGACATGCTCTCGTCGTGGCTGAGTTCGGAATTCGGTACCGAGATCCCGCTGCTACACGGCGGTCTGGGCCGCACCGAGCGCGACCGCCTCGTCGCCGACTTCCAGTCCGACGACGGGCCGCCGGTCCTGCTGGCGACCTTGAAGGCCGGCGGCACCGGACTCAACCTCACCGCCGCCAACAACGTCATCCACGTCGACCGCTGGTGGAACCCGGCCGTCGAGGACCAGGCCACCGACCGCGCCTACCGGATCGGCCAGGAGCAGAAGGTGTCGGTGCACCGGTTCGTCTGTGTCGGCACCATCGAGGAGCGTATCGACGACATGATCGCCAAGAAGCGCGAACTCTCCCGGCTGACGGTCGCGGCCGGCGAGAACTGGGTGTCCGACCTCGCCGATGACGAACTCTTCGAGCTGTTCCGGCTGCGAGAGGAGGCCGTCAGCGAATGA
- a CDS encoding aminoacyl-tRNA hydrolase, with amino-acid sequence MDVEAIAADHRRLAGYVGGGDDPSDPADVLAMAMVLRIEKNDPPDRTELLTAAARAVALLCLDERCAGEGPWASAMDDWCNARIRKIARRARGAQWAAAQEVWGVTATQGGASARAFVPGRVGDLDRRVAKLQIGGTDVEGALSGEPPGRGVVLWTSPDLEMTVGKLAAQVGHASMLAAKLLTTEETIRWRSDECPLVVRQSGSERWRELLAADADGTAVAVRDAGFTEIAPGSVTVIAEVVRHDGETDGEHG; translated from the coding sequence ATGGATGTCGAGGCGATCGCCGCGGATCATCGCCGGCTGGCCGGTTATGTCGGTGGCGGCGACGACCCGTCCGATCCCGCTGACGTCCTGGCGATGGCGATGGTGCTGCGGATCGAGAAGAACGATCCTCCCGACCGCACCGAACTGCTGACCGCTGCGGCGCGAGCCGTCGCGCTGCTGTGCCTCGACGAACGCTGTGCCGGCGAGGGGCCGTGGGCCTCGGCGATGGACGACTGGTGCAATGCGCGCATCCGGAAGATCGCGCGGCGCGCGCGTGGAGCGCAATGGGCTGCTGCGCAAGAGGTCTGGGGTGTGACCGCGACCCAGGGCGGCGCATCGGCGCGCGCCTTCGTACCCGGACGCGTGGGCGACCTCGACCGCCGTGTCGCGAAGCTGCAGATCGGCGGGACCGACGTCGAGGGGGCGCTGTCCGGCGAACCTCCCGGGCGCGGCGTCGTGCTGTGGACCAGTCCGGACCTGGAGATGACCGTCGGCAAACTGGCCGCGCAGGTCGGGCACGCGTCGATGCTCGCCGCGAAGTTGCTGACGACCGAGGAAACGATTCGATGGCGATCGGACGAGTGCCCGCTCGTGGTTCGCCAGTCCGGTTCCGAGCGTTGGCGCGAGCTCCTCGCCGCAGACGCGGACGGGACGGCGGTGGCCGTGCGCGATGCCGGCTTCACCGAGATAGCGCCCGGATCGGTGACCGTGATCGCCGAGGTCGTGCGTCACGATGGGGAGACGGACGGAGAGCACGGATGA
- the ctaD gene encoding aa3-type cytochrome oxidase subunit I has translation MTAVDQPTTQVAPVRPFPERYQPKGSFIYKLLTTTDHKLIGMMYITACFAFFLIGGLMALLMRGELAMPGMQFLSTEQFNQLFTMHGTVMLLMYATPIVIGFANFVLPLQIGSPDVAFPRLNALGFWLFVFGSTIAVAGFITPGGAADFGWTAYTPLTDAVHSPGIGADLWIMGLAVSGLGTILGGVNMVTTVICLRAPGMTMFRMPIFTWNILVTSVLILLIFPLLTAALMGLEVDRQFGAHIYDPANGGVILWQHLFWFFGHPEVYVIALPFFGIVSEVFPVFSRKPIFGYSGLIYATLAIAALSAAVWAHHMYVTGAVLLPFFSFMTFLIAVPTGVKFFNWIGTMWRGHMTFETPMLFSVGFIVTFLFGGLTGVLLASPPLDFHLSDSYFVVAHFHYVLFGTIVFATYAGIYFWFPKMTGRMLDERLGKIHFWLTFIGFHMTFLVQHWLGNEGMPRRYADYLPSDGFTTLNMISTAGAFILGLSTLPFLWNVFRSYRYGEVVTVDDPWGFGNSLEWATSCPPPRHNFTELPRIRSERPAFELHYPHMIDRMRAEAHVGPGHEAGKDRQMEEARREPFTVGTHEGSPDPDPR, from the coding sequence GTGACCGCGGTAGACCAACCCACCACGCAAGTGGCTCCAGTGCGTCCGTTCCCGGAGCGCTATCAGCCCAAGGGTTCGTTCATCTACAAGTTGCTGACGACGACCGATCACAAGTTGATCGGCATGATGTACATCACCGCCTGCTTCGCGTTCTTCCTCATCGGCGGCCTCATGGCCCTGCTGATGCGTGGCGAGCTCGCGATGCCGGGCATGCAGTTCCTGTCCACCGAGCAGTTCAACCAGCTCTTCACGATGCACGGCACCGTGATGCTGCTGATGTACGCGACCCCGATCGTGATCGGCTTCGCCAACTTCGTGCTGCCGCTGCAGATCGGCTCGCCCGACGTCGCCTTCCCGCGACTCAACGCACTCGGCTTCTGGCTGTTCGTCTTCGGCTCGACCATCGCGGTCGCCGGCTTCATCACCCCCGGTGGCGCGGCCGACTTCGGGTGGACCGCTTACACGCCGCTCACCGACGCCGTGCACAGCCCCGGCATCGGCGCCGACCTGTGGATCATGGGTCTGGCCGTCTCCGGTCTGGGCACCATCCTCGGTGGCGTCAACATGGTCACAACGGTGATCTGCCTGCGCGCACCCGGTATGACGATGTTCCGCATGCCGATCTTCACCTGGAACATCCTGGTGACCAGCGTCCTGATCCTGCTGATCTTCCCGCTGCTGACCGCGGCGCTGATGGGTCTCGAGGTCGACCGCCAGTTCGGCGCCCACATCTACGACCCGGCCAACGGCGGTGTCATCCTGTGGCAGCACCTCTTCTGGTTCTTCGGACACCCCGAGGTCTACGTCATCGCCCTGCCGTTCTTCGGCATCGTGTCGGAGGTCTTCCCGGTCTTCTCGCGTAAGCCGATCTTCGGCTACTCGGGCCTCATCTACGCCACCCTCGCCATCGCCGCACTCTCGGCGGCGGTGTGGGCGCACCACATGTACGTCACCGGCGCCGTGCTGCTGCCGTTCTTCTCCTTCATGACGTTCCTGATCGCGGTGCCCACCGGCGTGAAGTTCTTCAACTGGATCGGAACGATGTGGCGAGGTCACATGACGTTCGAGACACCGATGCTGTTCTCGGTCGGCTTCATCGTCACGTTCCTCTTCGGCGGTCTGACCGGCGTCCTGCTCGCGAGCCCGCCGCTGGACTTCCACCTGTCCGACAGCTACTTCGTGGTCGCGCACTTCCACTACGTGCTCTTCGGCACGATCGTGTTCGCCACCTACGCCGGCATCTACTTCTGGTTCCCCAAGATGACCGGGCGCATGCTCGACGAACGCCTCGGCAAGATCCACTTCTGGCTGACGTTCATCGGCTTCCACATGACCTTCCTCGTCCAGCACTGGCTGGGCAACGAGGGCATGCCGCGCCGCTACGCCGACTACCTGCCGTCGGACGGGTTCACGACGCTGAACATGATCTCGACCGCAGGCGCCTTCATCCTCGGCCTGTCGACCCTGCCGTTCCTGTGGAACGTCTTCCGCAGCTACCGCTACGGCGAGGTCGTCACCGTCGACGACCCGTGGGGCTTCGGCAACTCGCTCGAATGGGCCACCTCCTGCCCGCCGCCGCGCCACAACTTCACCGAGCTGCCCCGCATCCGGTCGGAGCGTCCGGCGTTCGAGCTGCACTACCCGCACATGATCGACCGGATGCGTGCCGAGGCGCACGTGGGTCCGGGACACGAAGCGGGCAAGGATCGTCAGATGGAAGAGGCTCGCCGCGAGCCGTTCACCGTGGGAACGCACGAGGGGTCTCCGGACCCCGACCCGCGCTGA
- a CDS encoding ABC transporter ATP-binding protein: MTDSDPDLLIDFRDVAVVHGGKTLVGPLSWQVELDERWVIIGPNGAGKTTLIRLAGAEIHPTSGTAFVLNEKLGRVEIRELSTRIGVSSPSLVDRVPPEEIVSDVVISAGYAVLGRWRESYDAMDRAQAVESLESMGAEHLADRRFGTLSEGERKRVVISRALMTDPELLLLDEPAAGLDLGGREELVDRLARLAADPDAPAIVLITHHVEEIPEGFTHALILSEGGVVAQGLLEEVLTSENLTAAFRQQIVLDKVDGRYFARRRRRAGGHRRAAGGN, translated from the coding sequence GTGACCGATTCCGATCCCGACCTCCTGATCGATTTTCGCGATGTCGCCGTCGTCCATGGCGGCAAGACCCTCGTCGGCCCGCTGTCCTGGCAGGTGGAACTGGACGAACGATGGGTGATCATCGGACCCAACGGCGCAGGCAAGACGACGCTGATCCGGCTGGCCGGCGCGGAGATCCATCCGACCTCGGGAACCGCCTTCGTGCTCAACGAGAAGCTCGGCCGGGTGGAGATCCGCGAACTGTCGACCCGGATCGGTGTCTCCAGTCCGTCGCTGGTCGACCGGGTGCCGCCGGAGGAGATCGTGAGCGACGTCGTGATCTCGGCGGGCTACGCGGTCCTCGGCCGCTGGCGGGAGAGTTACGACGCGATGGACCGCGCGCAGGCCGTCGAGTCGCTGGAATCGATGGGTGCCGAGCACCTCGCCGACCGCCGCTTCGGCACGCTGTCCGAAGGTGAGCGCAAGCGCGTCGTGATCTCGCGCGCGCTGATGACCGATCCCGAACTCCTGCTGCTCGACGAACCCGCCGCGGGCCTCGACCTCGGCGGACGCGAAGAGCTCGTCGACCGTCTCGCGCGTCTGGCCGCCGATCCCGACGCCCCGGCCATCGTGTTGATCACCCACCATGTGGAGGAGATCCCCGAGGGTTTCACCCACGCACTCATCCTGTCCGAGGGTGGCGTCGTGGCACAGGGTCTGCTCGAAGAGGTGCTGACCAGTGAGAATCTCACCGCCGCCTTTCGGCAGCAGATCGTTCTGGACAAGGTCGACGGTCGGTACTTCGCGCGGCGACGGCGCCGCGCGGGCGGCCATCGGCGAGCAGCAGGAGGTAATTGA
- a CDS encoding LLM class flavin-dependent oxidoreductase, which produces MTSSNLPLSILDLAQIGPDETAQQSLSASVELAQRAEEWGYRRIWYAEHHNMPTIASSAPAVLIAHVAAHTSTIRLGAGGVMLPNHAPLTIAEQFGTLAELHPGRIDLGLGRAPGSDQQTFTALRRTHASAERFPHDVLELQAFLGDESRIEGVRATPGAGTHVPLYILGSSLFGAQLAAALGLPYAFASHFAPQALTEAVALYRREFRPSEVLAEPYVIAGVGAIADDDGDRAKELLQISKRQRVSLLFGRGRTFTDDEADAILSMPQGRQIDEMSTYTGVGTPEQVREYLTWFAGHADADELIVASFAPDRESWMATFGHLAPVNTPLAAAR; this is translated from the coding sequence GTGACGTCTTCGAACCTCCCCTTGTCGATCCTCGACCTCGCGCAGATCGGTCCCGACGAGACGGCTCAGCAAAGCCTTTCCGCCAGTGTCGAACTCGCGCAGCGCGCGGAAGAGTGGGGCTACCGTCGGATCTGGTACGCCGAGCACCACAACATGCCGACGATCGCGTCGTCGGCGCCGGCCGTGCTGATCGCTCACGTGGCGGCGCACACCTCGACCATCCGCCTCGGAGCCGGTGGGGTCATGCTTCCCAACCACGCCCCGCTCACCATCGCCGAACAGTTCGGCACACTGGCCGAGCTTCATCCCGGACGTATCGACCTCGGTCTCGGACGCGCCCCGGGCAGCGATCAGCAGACCTTCACCGCGCTCCGACGGACACATGCCTCCGCCGAGCGTTTCCCGCACGATGTCCTGGAGCTGCAGGCGTTCCTCGGCGACGAGTCCCGCATCGAGGGCGTCCGCGCCACCCCCGGCGCCGGAACGCACGTCCCCCTCTACATCCTGGGCTCCTCGCTGTTCGGCGCCCAGCTGGCCGCCGCGCTCGGTCTCCCCTATGCCTTTGCGTCCCACTTCGCACCGCAGGCCCTGACCGAGGCTGTTGCGCTGTACCGCCGCGAATTCCGGCCCTCCGAGGTCCTCGCAGAGCCGTACGTGATCGCGGGTGTCGGGGCCATAGCGGACGACGACGGCGACCGCGCGAAGGAACTACTCCAGATCTCGAAACGCCAACGAGTGTCGCTGCTCTTCGGCCGCGGTCGCACCTTCACCGACGACGAGGCAGATGCCATCTTGTCGATGCCGCAGGGCCGCCAGATCGACGAGATGTCGACCTACACGGGCGTCGGCACACCCGAGCAGGTTCGCGAGTACCTGACCTGGTTCGCCGGCCATGCCGATGCCGACGAGCTGATCGTCGCGTCATTCGCACCCGACCGCGAGTCCTGGATGGCGACGTTCGGTCATCTGGCCCCGGTGAACACACCGTTGGCAGCTGCCCGGTAG
- a CDS encoding ABC transporter substrate-binding protein, with the protein MQRRVTVANEADRSVDAATGGTRLSLVRRLGLATTIGLTVVALAACSGEQPLTTPDGSPISTVTTRVAEVNIVSADRDYATTCLAPTAPDPGLPDVERIVVTDPAVLDALCALGLGPQVVAVAAEPGSVPAYLGPQLTSVPAIGSAPDAAAVADAGLVLTTADTADSARAFTGVRAVTIPADGTWQEKFQAVADAVNRSEAGRNRLAEYTTEATKTGKRMDAAHTQVSLVRFGDDTETIAGMDSFAGQVLGDIGVQRPGPQRVPDSFPVTDENFRDADADLIYVSFEGERGLAHGEDVLLSDEWLSLGAPVWKRVLAVDDTLWYESSGLAAAWLVLNDVKGSLDGNS; encoded by the coding sequence GTGCAACGCAGGGTCACGGTCGCGAACGAGGCTGACAGAAGTGTCGACGCCGCCACCGGCGGCACCCGCCTCTCCCTCGTCCGGCGCCTGGGCCTGGCGACGACGATCGGGTTGACGGTGGTCGCGCTGGCCGCCTGTTCGGGCGAACAACCGCTGACCACCCCGGACGGCTCCCCCATCTCCACCGTCACCACCCGGGTGGCCGAGGTGAACATCGTCTCGGCCGACCGCGACTACGCGACGACCTGCCTCGCACCCACCGCGCCGGATCCCGGCCTGCCCGATGTCGAACGCATCGTGGTCACCGACCCGGCCGTTCTCGACGCGCTGTGCGCGCTCGGCCTCGGCCCACAGGTCGTCGCGGTGGCGGCCGAGCCCGGATCCGTCCCGGCGTATCTCGGTCCGCAACTGACCTCGGTCCCGGCCATCGGGTCGGCCCCCGACGCCGCGGCGGTCGCCGACGCCGGCCTCGTGCTCACCACCGCCGACACCGCGGACTCGGCCCGCGCGTTCACCGGCGTCCGTGCCGTCACCATCCCGGCCGACGGCACGTGGCAGGAGAAGTTCCAGGCGGTCGCCGATGCGGTGAACCGCAGCGAGGCGGGTCGCAACCGGCTCGCCGAGTACACGACCGAGGCCACCAAGACGGGCAAGCGGATGGATGCCGCGCACACGCAGGTGTCGCTGGTGAGGTTCGGCGACGACACGGAGACCATCGCCGGCATGGACTCCTTCGCCGGGCAGGTCCTCGGCGACATCGGCGTCCAGCGCCCCGGCCCGCAACGCGTGCCCGACTCCTTCCCCGTCACCGACGAGAACTTCCGTGACGCCGACGCCGACCTCATCTACGTCAGCTTCGAAGGAGAACGGGGCCTCGCCCACGGGGAGGACGTCCTGCTGAGCGACGAATGGCTCAGCCTCGGCGCCCCCGTGTGGAAGCGCGTCCTCGCCGTCGACGACACCCTCTGGTACGAGTCATCGGGGCTCGCCGCGGCGTGGCTGGTCCTCAACGACGTCAAGGGATCTCTCGACGGGAACTCCTGA
- the serB gene encoding phosphoserine phosphatase SerB, protein MSNDSTASSGTTVLVTVTGPDRAGVTSVLMGALAGQAVALLDVEQVVIRGQLTLGVLVSSDGDPEALQEVVEQAMASIGFEVRVEIGVDPGSRSPSSHAVVILGSPVTAAAFSAVAAKLASQGGNIDSIRGIADYPLTGLELMVSVAGRGGVAADAALRKGLAEVAAKNAVDIAVERGGLARRAKRLIVFDVDSTLIQGEVIEMLAAHAGREAEVAAVTEAAMRGELDFAQSLHERVKALAGLDASVLDDVAKSLELTPGARTTIRTLHRLGFHCGLVSGGFRQVIDGLAHELELDFVRANTLEIVDGKLTGRVVGEVVDRMGKANALRSFADQVGVPMEQTIAVGDGANDIDMLSVAGLGIAFNAKPALREVADTTLNHPFLDGVLFILGVSRDEIEAADAADGVYRRVPLG, encoded by the coding sequence GTGAGCAACGACTCTACAGCCAGTTCCGGTACGACCGTCCTGGTCACCGTCACCGGTCCCGACCGGGCAGGTGTCACCTCTGTTCTCATGGGTGCCCTGGCCGGTCAGGCCGTTGCACTGCTCGACGTCGAGCAGGTGGTCATCCGGGGGCAGCTGACACTCGGGGTTCTGGTGTCCTCCGACGGCGACCCCGAGGCGCTGCAGGAAGTCGTCGAACAGGCGATGGCGTCCATCGGGTTCGAGGTCCGGGTGGAGATCGGGGTGGACCCCGGTAGCCGTTCACCGTCATCGCACGCCGTCGTCATCCTCGGCAGCCCCGTGACCGCCGCCGCCTTCAGCGCGGTGGCCGCGAAACTGGCGAGCCAGGGCGGAAACATCGACTCGATCCGCGGGATCGCGGACTATCCGCTCACCGGGCTCGAGCTGATGGTCAGCGTCGCCGGTCGAGGAGGTGTCGCGGCAGACGCGGCCCTCCGCAAGGGCCTCGCCGAGGTGGCCGCGAAGAACGCGGTCGACATCGCGGTGGAGCGTGGCGGGCTCGCCCGGCGTGCCAAGCGGCTCATCGTCTTCGATGTCGACTCGACCCTCATCCAGGGCGAGGTCATCGAGATGCTCGCCGCGCACGCGGGTCGCGAGGCCGAGGTGGCCGCGGTGACCGAGGCGGCCATGCGCGGCGAACTCGACTTCGCGCAGTCCCTTCACGAACGTGTCAAAGCGCTGGCCGGACTCGATGCGAGTGTCCTCGACGATGTCGCCAAGTCGCTCGAGTTGACTCCCGGCGCGCGCACGACGATCCGGACGCTGCACCGGCTCGGATTCCACTGCGGACTCGTGTCGGGCGGCTTCCGCCAGGTCATCGACGGCTTGGCGCACGAACTCGAACTCGACTTCGTGCGGGCCAACACGCTGGAGATCGTCGACGGCAAGCTCACCGGCCGCGTCGTCGGCGAAGTGGTGGACCGGATGGGCAAGGCGAACGCGCTGCGGTCATTCGCCGACCAGGTCGGGGTGCCGATGGAGCAGACGATCGCCGTGGGTGACGGCGCCAACGACATCGACATGCTCAGCGTCGCCGGACTCGGTATCGCCTTCAACGCCAAGCCGGCGCTGCGCGAGGTCGCCGACACCACGCTGAATCACCCGTTCCTCGACGGGGTCCTGTTCATCCTGGGTGTCTCCCGCGACGAGATCGAGGCGGCCGACGCTGCCGACGGTGTCTATCGCCGGGTGCCGCTGGGCTGA
- a CDS encoding cupin domain-containing protein: MSSAELPDWVRELDLQPHPEGGWYRQTWRSEVEIPRDALPGAYTGDRAAGTAIYFVLMPGDESAWHTVRGAELWLHHRGAPVELDLGGDADAPGEPATVLVGPDIESGQHPQALVPPGVWQRARPAGDEPSLVSCIVVPGFDFEDFRLA; this comes from the coding sequence ATGAGCTCGGCTGAACTGCCCGACTGGGTGCGTGAACTAGACCTGCAGCCCCACCCCGAAGGGGGCTGGTACCGGCAGACCTGGCGAAGCGAGGTCGAGATCCCGCGCGACGCGCTGCCGGGGGCGTACACCGGCGACCGCGCCGCCGGGACCGCGATCTACTTCGTCCTCATGCCGGGCGACGAATCCGCGTGGCACACGGTCCGCGGCGCAGAGTTGTGGTTGCACCATCGCGGCGCCCCGGTCGAACTGGACCTCGGCGGCGACGCCGACGCCCCCGGCGAGCCGGCCACCGTTCTCGTCGGGCCCGACATCGAATCTGGACAGCATCCTCAGGCTCTCGTGCCGCCGGGTGTGTGGCAACGGGCCCGGCCCGCCGGCGACGAGCCGTCGCTGGTCAGCTGTATCGTGGTGCCGGGCTTCGACTTCGAGGACTTTCGGCTGGCCTGA